One Natrinema longum genomic window carries:
- the larE gene encoding ATP-dependent sacrificial sulfur transferase LarE, with amino-acid sequence MTTVEAKLEAAREDLAARDGVVIAFSGGVDSSVVAALAHDALGEDAIACTAKSETLPAAELEDAERVANEIGIRHEIVSFSELESDAFVENDDDRCYHCRTMRLGEMLETARELGVGTVCDGTNADDPGAGHRPGLRAVDELAVHSPLLAHDITKAEVREIATRYDLSVADKPSMACLSSRIPTGLEVTEDRLTRIERAEALLRQWGFDQFRVRDHDGLARIEVAPDELERALEREFVETVRAELSTLGFDHVTLDLHGYRTGSVSPEADEESVPGAESSSDD; translated from the coding sequence ATGACAACAGTCGAGGCGAAACTCGAGGCCGCCCGCGAGGATCTCGCGGCCCGTGACGGGGTCGTGATCGCCTTCTCCGGCGGGGTCGACTCGAGCGTGGTGGCCGCGCTCGCCCACGACGCCCTCGGCGAGGACGCGATCGCCTGTACCGCAAAGAGCGAGACGCTCCCTGCCGCCGAACTCGAGGACGCCGAACGGGTCGCAAACGAGATCGGTATCCGCCACGAGATCGTCTCCTTCTCGGAACTCGAGAGCGACGCGTTCGTCGAAAACGACGACGACCGCTGCTATCACTGCCGGACGATGCGACTCGGCGAGATGCTCGAGACCGCCCGCGAACTCGGGGTCGGCACAGTCTGTGACGGGACCAACGCCGACGATCCGGGCGCGGGTCACCGGCCCGGTCTCCGGGCGGTCGACGAGTTGGCCGTCCACTCGCCGCTGCTGGCCCACGACATCACGAAAGCGGAGGTCCGAGAGATCGCCACCCGCTACGACCTGTCGGTCGCCGACAAACCGTCTATGGCCTGTCTCTCCTCCCGAATCCCCACCGGCCTCGAGGTCACGGAGGATCGACTGACGCGGATCGAGCGGGCCGAGGCGCTGCTCCGACAGTGGGGGTTCGACCAGTTCCGCGTCCGCGACCACGACGGCCTCGCCCGCATCGAGGTCGCACCCGACGAACTCGAGCGCGCCCTGGAACGGGAGTTCGTCGAGACGGTCCGCGCGGAGCTCTCGACGCTCGGTTTCGATCACGTCACGCTCGACCTCCACGGCTACCGGACCGGCAGCGTCAGTCCCGAAGCCGACGAGGAGTCGGTCCCCGGAGCGGAGTCCTCGAGCGACGATTGA
- a CDS encoding universal stress protein: MAILVAYDGSAPAQEAVEHAFTTYPDQEIVLLRVIEAAEGSTGAGIKLAQEVFREREEKVSTELPTEISDLISDPDREFRTETAVGKPAREVVSFAEENDDIEHIVIGSHGRAGLSRVLLGSVAETIVRRAPVPVTVIR, translated from the coding sequence ATGGCAATACTCGTCGCATACGACGGCTCCGCGCCCGCACAGGAAGCGGTCGAACACGCGTTTACGACCTATCCGGACCAAGAGATCGTCCTGTTGCGTGTGATCGAAGCGGCGGAGGGATCGACGGGAGCCGGAATCAAACTCGCACAGGAGGTGTTTCGGGAGCGAGAGGAGAAAGTCTCCACGGAACTGCCAACGGAGATTTCGGACCTGATCAGCGATCCCGACAGGGAGTTTCGGACCGAAACCGCCGTCGGGAAACCCGCACGGGAGGTCGTCTCGTTCGCCGAGGAGAACGACGACATCGAGCACATCGTCATCGGAAGCCACGGCCGAGCCGGTCTCTCCCGCGTCCTGCTCGGCAGCGTCGCGGAAACGATCGTCCGACGGGCCCCGGTCCCGGTCACCGTCATCCGCTGA